A single genomic interval of Gossypium raimondii isolate GPD5lz chromosome 11, ASM2569854v1, whole genome shotgun sequence harbors:
- the LOC105802026 gene encoding uncharacterized protein LOC105802026 isoform X1: protein MGHKKKNVAPRSKQLPALVNVVNDSGEAELSGNNAKVGVSAGVPDESNGSSSSSVVKADCERALTALRRGNHTKALRLMKESCTRHENSAQAALVHRVQGTVCLKVASIMDDPNAKNRHLKSAIDSARKAVELSPNSIEFAHFYANLLYDTANDAKEYEEVVQECERALAIENPVDPSKESLQEESQQQTLTAEARILQVQSELRSLIQKSHIASISTWMKNLGSGEEKFRFIPVRRVTDDPMEVRLVPSRRPNEIKKATKTPEERRKEIEVRVAAARLLQQQKSEAASSSPQLQSKGEKNELDLTSGSGQRGADRRRRKNGSTAERKDWVRSYWNSMSIDLKRDLLRIRVSDIKAYFGLVKDGLASDVLSEALEFAEAYKTWNFWVCCRCSEKFADSESHMQHVVQEHMGNLIPKMQNVLPQSIDSEWIEMLLNCSWNPLDISAAIKMIGDRNEQCNDCFDDAWDSSPAKENVGVSYSCGSVEGNACEKVSSIECKGCDGNKGSVTYPLVDSWPTVADAERAKLLERIHATFELLIRHKYLAASHLNKVIQFTMDELQSLVSGSQLLNHGVDQTPMCICFLGSTQLRKVLKFLQDLSHSCGLARHSEKTTPVDDVNGATKILEVKEKIVLNADASCLLLDEHLLPDAAIEGSALAKSRGSNGNEFVQDADALLSWIFSGSSSQYQLASWVHMKAEKTQQGLEILQMLEKEFYHLQSLCERKCDHMSYEEALQALEDLCLEEGKKRETATESVHRSYESVLRKHREELVETESDDMFLSSRFELDAITNVLQEAEALNINQFGYENTYAGVTSQLCDLESGEDDDWRAKDYLHQADTYIEVAIQRQKEQLSLELSKIDARIMRNVTGMQQLELKLESVSAHDYQSIMLPLVKSYLRAHLEDMAEKNATEKSDAAREAFLAELARDAKKVARGGSGNSRHSQEKVKDKKKNKEFRKSKDSKGYGGNELHMLNDETAEQVSGVADGDHLDSKVVSVNNDDLKLQEEEFRRKIELEEEERMLEETLEYQRWIENGAKPKHLAEQNTRTIQTHAEKAVDGLHDACLDDGNLDIQQHLALRSGVTNKLDSIPMSAANGSAVPVTSITSGTKGAVPDDGFFPSNQWTGRKGRRHKGNNKFLDGKYQVLSSENQNIQGRISHGNVEEQVGYVDGGPIGSVAPVSGEGGTKTLRQLQAEEDDEERFQADLKKAVRQSLDTYQAQQRFPLASSLKAVERVPSEVKTHGVSPNEVSGEGLKETEVFGTGLLNEVGEYNCFLNVIIQSLWHLRRFRDEFLRRSASDHVHVGDPCVICALYEIFTALNIASSDAWREPVAPTSLRIALSNLYPDSNFFQEGQMNDASEVLAVIFDCLHRSFTSASSVSDADSTDSNCTGSWDCANSACTVHSLFGMDIFERMNCYSCGVESRHLKYTTFFHNINASALRTMKVMSEESSFDELLNLVERNHQLACDPEAGGCGKLNYVHHILSNPPHVFTTVLGWQNTCESADDIAATLAALTNEIDISVLYRGIDPKNKHNLVSVVCYYGQHYHCFAYSHDHERWVMYDDQTVKVIGSWADVLTMCERGRLQPQVLFFEAVN from the exons ATGGGGCACAAGAAGAAGAACGTTGCTCCGCGCTCAAAACAGTTGCCGGCGCTGGTGAATGTCGTTAATGATTCAGGTGAAGCTGAGTTGAGTGGGAATAATGCGAAGGTCGGGGTATCGGCTGGTGTTCCGGATGAATCGAATGGTTCGTCTTCGTCGTCTGTGGTTAAGGCTGACTGTGAGCGAGCCCTAACGGCACTCCGACGTGGCAACCATACGAAAGCGCTTCGGTTGATGAAAGAATCGTGCACTCGTCACGAGAACTCGGCTCAGGCCGCTCTAGTTCACCGCGTTCAAGGCACGGTGTGCTTGAAAGTGGCGTCCATCATGGATGACCCTAACGCTAAAAATCGGCATTTGAAAAGCGCGATAGATTCAGCCAGAAAAGCTGTAGAGTTATCGCCCAACTCCATCgaatttgctcatttttatgCTAATTTACTGTATGACACGGCCAACGATGCAAAAGAGTATGAAGAAGTGGTTCAAGAATGCGAACGCGCGTTGGCCATTGAGAATCCGGTGGATCCCTCTAAAGAAAGCTTACAAGAAGAAAGTCAACAGCAAACATTAACTGCGGAAGCGAGGATTTTGCAAGTGCAAAGTGAGCTTAGGTCGCTGATACAGAAATCACATATCGCTTCAATTTCTACTTGGATGAAGAATTTGGGGAGTGGAGAAGAGAAATTCAGGTTTATTCCGGTCCGGAGAGTGACTGATGATCCAATGGAGGTTAGGCTAGTGCCATCGAGAAGGCCTAATGAGATCAAGAAAGCTACAAAGACACCagaagaaagaaggaaagaaattGAGGTTAGAGTTGCTGCTGCTAGGTTGTTGCAGCAGCAGAAATCTGAAGCAGCTTCTTCTTCACCGCAGTTGCAAAGCAAGGGCGAGAAGAATGAACTGGATTTAACTTCAGGAAGCGGGCAAAGAGGAGCAGataggaggaggaggaagaatGGTTCTACAGCTGAAAGGAAAGATTGGGTTCGGTCATATTGGAATTCAATGAGCATTGACTTGAAGAGAGATCTGCTTAGAATTAGGGTTAGTGACATCAAAGCGTATTTTGGTTTGGTGAAAGATGGATTGGCAAGTGATGTCTTATCAGAGGCTTTAGAATTTGCGGAGGCTTATAAGACTTGGAACTTTTGGGTTTGTTGTAGGTGTAGTGAAAAATTTGCGGATTCAGAGTCTCATATGCAGCATGTTGTTCAGGAGCATATGGGGAACCTCATACCAAAAATGCAGAACGTGTTGCCACAGAGTATTGATAGTGAGTGGATAGAGATGCTCCTTAACTGTTCTTGGAATCCTTTGGATATTTCTGCTGCAATTAAAATGATTGGGGACCGTAATGAGCAGTGTAATGATTGCTTTGATGATGCATGGGATTCATCTCCTGCAAAGGAAAACGTTGGGGTTAGTTACAGTTGTGGTAGTGTAGAGGGTAATGCTTGTGAGAAAGTTTCTAGCATTGAGTGCAAAGGATGCGATGGAAACAAGGGTTCTGTAACATATCCCCTTGTTGATAGTTGGCCAACAGTGGCTGATGCTGAGCGTGCAAAGTTGCTTGAAAGAATTCATGCCACATTTGAACTGCTTATTAGACATAAGTACCTTGCTGCTAGCCATCTTAACAAGGTGATACAGTTCACAATGGATGAGTTGCAGAGTCTGGTTTCTGGTTCTCAGCTTCTAAATCATGGTGTAGATCAAACTCCCATGTGTATCTGTTTTCTGGGATCTACACAGCTTAGAAAAGTTCTCAAATTCCTGCAGGACTTATCTCATTCTTGTGGTCTGGCTAGACACTCTGAGAAGACTACTCCTGTGGATGATGTGAATGGTGCTACTAAGATTCTTGAGGTTAAGGAGAAGATTGTTCTTAATGCAGATGCTTCGTGTCTCCTCTTGGATGAACATTTATTGCCTGATGCAGCAATAGAAGGTTCTGCCCTGGCAAAGTCCAGAGGTAGCAATGGAAATGAGTTTGTACAGGATGCTGATGCTCTGCTGTCCTGGATCTTTTCAGGCTCCTCAAGTCAGTATCAATTGGCATCATGGGTACACATGAAAGCAGAGAAAACACAGCAAGGACTAGAAATTCTCCAGATGCTGGAGAAGGAGTTTTATCACCTACAGAGTCTCTGTGAGAGAAAATGTGACCATATGAGCTACGAGGAAGCATTGCAAGCTTTAGAGGATCTCTGTCTTGAAGAAGGTAAGAAGAGGGAGACTGCCACTGAATCTGTTCATCGAAGCTACGAATCTGTCCTTAGAAAGCACAGAGAAGAACTTGTTGAGACTGAGAGTGATGATATGTTCCTTAGCAGTAGATTTGAGTTAGATGCTATTACAAATGTTTTGCAAGAAGCAGAAGCACTGAATATCAATCAATTTGGCTATGAGAATACTTATGCCGGTGTGACTTCTCAGTTGTGTGACTTGGAATCTGGGGAAGATGATGACTGGAGAGCTAAGGATTATCTGCATCAAGCGGACACCTACATAGAAGTTGCCATTCAGAGACAGAAGGAACAATTATCTCTAGAG CTAAGCAAAATCGATGCACGAATTATGCGAAACGTTACTGGGATGCAGCAGTTGGAACTCAAACTTGAGTCTGTATCTGCACATGATTATCAGTCAATAATGCTGCCTTTAGTGAAATCATACTTGAGG GCACACTTGGAGGACATGGCTGAGAAAAATGCTACTGAGAAATCTGATGCTGCGAGAGAAGCATTTTTAGCAGAGCTTGCACGCGACGCTAAGAAGGTTGCTCGAGGAGGAAGTGGTAATTCCAGACATTCTCAGGAGAAAGTCAAGGATAAGAAAAAGAACAAGGAGTTCAGAAAATCCAAGGATTCAAAG GGTTATGGTGGAAATGAGCTGCATATGCTAAATGATGAGACTGCTGAGCAAGT TTCCGGGGTAGCTGATGGTGACCATCTAGATTCTAAAGTTGTTTCTGTGAATAATGATGACTTAAAACTGCAAGAAGAGGAATTTAGACGAAAAATAGAGCTCGAAGAAGAGGAAAGGATGCTTGAGGAGACTTTGGAGTATCAAAGATGGATTGAGAATGGGGCTAAACCGAAGCACCTTGCTGAGCAAAATACAAGAACTATTCAAACACATGCAGAGAAAGCGGTTGATGGATTGCATGATGCATGTTTGGATGATGGTAATCTAGATATTCAG CAACATTTGGCACTGAGGAGCGGGGTCACAAACAAATTGGATAGCATACCAATGAGCGCTGCCAATGGTTCAGCTGTGCCAGTGACTTCTATTACATCCGGCACTAAGGGTGCTGTCCCAGATGATGGTTTTTTTCCTAGTAATCAATGGACAGGAAGAAAGGGTCGACGTCATAAGGGTAACAACAAATTTCTTGATGGGAAGTATCAAGTCTTGTCATCtgaaaatcaaaacattcaagGTAGAATCTCTCATGGCAACGTGGAAGAACAAGTTGGATATGTTGATGGTGGCCCCATTGGCAGTG TTGCTCCTGTATCTGGGGAAGGTGGTACAAAGACTTTAAGACAACTGCAAGCTGAGGAAGATGACGAAGAAAGGTTCCAAGCAGACCTTAAGAAGGCCGTTCGCCAAAGTCTTG ACACATACCAAGCACAACAGAGATTTCCCTTGGCTTCAAGTTTGAAAGCAGTAGAAAGGGTACCTTCGGAAGTAAAAACCCATGGTGTCTCACCAAATGAGGTCTCCGGTGAAGGTTTGAAAGAAACTGAAGTGTTTGGTACGGGTCTGCTGAATGAGGTTGGCGAATATAATTGCTTTCTGAATGTTATTATACAG TCATTGTGGCACTTGAGACGGTTTCGTGATGAATTCTTGCGGAGATCAGCATCAGATCATGTTCATGTGGGAGATCCATGTGTTATCTGCGCACTATATGAAATTTTCACTGCCCTGAACATTGCATCTAGTGATGCATGGAGAGAACCAGTAGCCCCTACATCACTTAGAATAGCCCTTAGCAACTTGTATCCAGATAGTAACTTTTTCCAAGAG GGTCAGATGAACGATGCTTCTGAAGTATTGGCCGTAATATTTGATTGCCTTCATCGGTCTTTTACTTCTGCTTCAAGTGTTTCCGATGCTGATTCTACAGACAGCAACTGCACGGGCTCTTGGGATTGTGCAAATAGTGCTTGTACAGTGCATTCTCTTTTTGGAATGGATATCTTTGAACGAATGAATTGCTACAGTTGTGGTGTGGAGTCCAGACATTTGAAATACACTACTTTCTTTCATAACATAAATGCCAGTGCACTGCGAACAATGAAG GTTATGAGTGAAGAAAGCTCCTTTGATGAGCTTTTAAATCTTGTGGAGAGGAACCATCAATTAGCTTGTGATCCAGAGGCTGGTGGCTGTGGGAAGCTCAACTATGTCCATCACATTCTCTCAAATCCACCACATGTTTTCACAACAG TTCTCGGTTGGCAGAATACATGTGAAAGTGCTGATGACATAGCAGCAACACTGGCTGCCTTAACTAATGAAATAGATATCAGTGTGCTTTATCGGGGTATTGATCCCAAAAATAAGCATAACTTGGTCTCTGTG GTTTGCTATTATGGGCAACATTATCATTGTTTTGCCTATAGTCATGATCATGAAAGATGGGTTATGTATGATGACCAAACTGTCAAG GTAATTGGTAGCTGGGCTGATGTTCTTACAATGTGTGAACGGGGGCGCTTGCAACCACAGGTTCTTTTCTTCGAAGCTGTAAACTAA
- the LOC105802026 gene encoding uncharacterized protein LOC105802026 isoform X2: protein MGHKKKNVAPRSKQLPALVNVVNDSGEAELSGNNAKVGVSAGVPDESNGSSSSSVVKADCERALTALRRGNHTKALRLMKESCTRHENSAQAALVHRVQGTVCLKVASIMDDPNAKNRHLKSAIDSARKAVELSPNSIEFAHFYANLLYDTANDAKEYEEVVQECERALAIENPVDPSKESLQEESQQQTLTAEARILQVQSELRSLIQKSHIASISTWMKNLGSGEEKFRFIPVRRVTDDPMEVRLVPSRRPNEIKKATKTPEERRKEIEVRVAAARLLQQQKSEAASSSPQLQSKGEKNELDLTSGSGQRGADRRRRKNGSTAERKDWVRSYWNSMSIDLKRDLLRIRVSDIKAYFGLVKDGLASDVLSEALEFAEAYKTWNFWVCCRCSEKFADSESHMQHVVQEHMGNLIPKMQNVLPQSIDSEWIEMLLNCSWNPLDISAAIKMIGDRNEQCNDCFDDAWDSSPAKENVGVSYSCGSVEGNACEKVSSIECKGCDGNKGSVTYPLVDSWPTVADAERAKLLERIHATFELLIRHKYLAASHLNKVIQFTMDELQSLVSGSQLLNHGVDQTPMCICFLGSTQLRKVLKFLQDLSHSCGLARHSEKTTPVDDVNGATKILEVKEKIVLNADASCLLLDEHLLPDAAIEGSALAKSRGSNGNEFVQDADALLSWIFSGSSSQYQLASWVHMKAEKTQQGLEILQMLEKEFYHLQSLCERKCDHMSYEEALQALEDLCLEEGKKRETATESVHRSYESVLRKHREELVETESDDMFLSSRFELDAITNVLQEAEALNINQFGYENTYAGVTSQLCDLESGEDDDWRAKDYLHQADTYIEVAIQRQKEQLSLELSKIDARIMRNVTGMQQLELKLESVSAHDYQSIMLPLVKSYLRAHLEDMAEKNATEKSDAAREAFLAELARDAKKVARGGSGNSRHSQEKVKDKKKNKEFRKSKDSKGYGGNELHMLNDETAEQVSGVADGDHLDSKVVSVNNDDLKLQEEEFRRKIELEEEERMLEETLEYQRWIENGAKPKHLAEQNTRTIQTHAEKAVDGLHDACLDDGNLDIQQHLALRSGVTNKLDSIPMSAANGSAVPVTSITSGTKGAVPDDGFFPSNQWTGRKGRRHKGNNKFLDGKYQVLSSENQNIQGRISHGNVEEQVGYVDGGPIGSVAPVSGEGGTKTLRQLQAEEDDEERFQADLKKAVRQSLDTYQAQQRFPLASSLKAVERVPSEVKTHGVSPNEVSGEGLKETEVFGTGLLNEPTVLQLGPLCNLPFLIICCLWH from the exons ATGGGGCACAAGAAGAAGAACGTTGCTCCGCGCTCAAAACAGTTGCCGGCGCTGGTGAATGTCGTTAATGATTCAGGTGAAGCTGAGTTGAGTGGGAATAATGCGAAGGTCGGGGTATCGGCTGGTGTTCCGGATGAATCGAATGGTTCGTCTTCGTCGTCTGTGGTTAAGGCTGACTGTGAGCGAGCCCTAACGGCACTCCGACGTGGCAACCATACGAAAGCGCTTCGGTTGATGAAAGAATCGTGCACTCGTCACGAGAACTCGGCTCAGGCCGCTCTAGTTCACCGCGTTCAAGGCACGGTGTGCTTGAAAGTGGCGTCCATCATGGATGACCCTAACGCTAAAAATCGGCATTTGAAAAGCGCGATAGATTCAGCCAGAAAAGCTGTAGAGTTATCGCCCAACTCCATCgaatttgctcatttttatgCTAATTTACTGTATGACACGGCCAACGATGCAAAAGAGTATGAAGAAGTGGTTCAAGAATGCGAACGCGCGTTGGCCATTGAGAATCCGGTGGATCCCTCTAAAGAAAGCTTACAAGAAGAAAGTCAACAGCAAACATTAACTGCGGAAGCGAGGATTTTGCAAGTGCAAAGTGAGCTTAGGTCGCTGATACAGAAATCACATATCGCTTCAATTTCTACTTGGATGAAGAATTTGGGGAGTGGAGAAGAGAAATTCAGGTTTATTCCGGTCCGGAGAGTGACTGATGATCCAATGGAGGTTAGGCTAGTGCCATCGAGAAGGCCTAATGAGATCAAGAAAGCTACAAAGACACCagaagaaagaaggaaagaaattGAGGTTAGAGTTGCTGCTGCTAGGTTGTTGCAGCAGCAGAAATCTGAAGCAGCTTCTTCTTCACCGCAGTTGCAAAGCAAGGGCGAGAAGAATGAACTGGATTTAACTTCAGGAAGCGGGCAAAGAGGAGCAGataggaggaggaggaagaatGGTTCTACAGCTGAAAGGAAAGATTGGGTTCGGTCATATTGGAATTCAATGAGCATTGACTTGAAGAGAGATCTGCTTAGAATTAGGGTTAGTGACATCAAAGCGTATTTTGGTTTGGTGAAAGATGGATTGGCAAGTGATGTCTTATCAGAGGCTTTAGAATTTGCGGAGGCTTATAAGACTTGGAACTTTTGGGTTTGTTGTAGGTGTAGTGAAAAATTTGCGGATTCAGAGTCTCATATGCAGCATGTTGTTCAGGAGCATATGGGGAACCTCATACCAAAAATGCAGAACGTGTTGCCACAGAGTATTGATAGTGAGTGGATAGAGATGCTCCTTAACTGTTCTTGGAATCCTTTGGATATTTCTGCTGCAATTAAAATGATTGGGGACCGTAATGAGCAGTGTAATGATTGCTTTGATGATGCATGGGATTCATCTCCTGCAAAGGAAAACGTTGGGGTTAGTTACAGTTGTGGTAGTGTAGAGGGTAATGCTTGTGAGAAAGTTTCTAGCATTGAGTGCAAAGGATGCGATGGAAACAAGGGTTCTGTAACATATCCCCTTGTTGATAGTTGGCCAACAGTGGCTGATGCTGAGCGTGCAAAGTTGCTTGAAAGAATTCATGCCACATTTGAACTGCTTATTAGACATAAGTACCTTGCTGCTAGCCATCTTAACAAGGTGATACAGTTCACAATGGATGAGTTGCAGAGTCTGGTTTCTGGTTCTCAGCTTCTAAATCATGGTGTAGATCAAACTCCCATGTGTATCTGTTTTCTGGGATCTACACAGCTTAGAAAAGTTCTCAAATTCCTGCAGGACTTATCTCATTCTTGTGGTCTGGCTAGACACTCTGAGAAGACTACTCCTGTGGATGATGTGAATGGTGCTACTAAGATTCTTGAGGTTAAGGAGAAGATTGTTCTTAATGCAGATGCTTCGTGTCTCCTCTTGGATGAACATTTATTGCCTGATGCAGCAATAGAAGGTTCTGCCCTGGCAAAGTCCAGAGGTAGCAATGGAAATGAGTTTGTACAGGATGCTGATGCTCTGCTGTCCTGGATCTTTTCAGGCTCCTCAAGTCAGTATCAATTGGCATCATGGGTACACATGAAAGCAGAGAAAACACAGCAAGGACTAGAAATTCTCCAGATGCTGGAGAAGGAGTTTTATCACCTACAGAGTCTCTGTGAGAGAAAATGTGACCATATGAGCTACGAGGAAGCATTGCAAGCTTTAGAGGATCTCTGTCTTGAAGAAGGTAAGAAGAGGGAGACTGCCACTGAATCTGTTCATCGAAGCTACGAATCTGTCCTTAGAAAGCACAGAGAAGAACTTGTTGAGACTGAGAGTGATGATATGTTCCTTAGCAGTAGATTTGAGTTAGATGCTATTACAAATGTTTTGCAAGAAGCAGAAGCACTGAATATCAATCAATTTGGCTATGAGAATACTTATGCCGGTGTGACTTCTCAGTTGTGTGACTTGGAATCTGGGGAAGATGATGACTGGAGAGCTAAGGATTATCTGCATCAAGCGGACACCTACATAGAAGTTGCCATTCAGAGACAGAAGGAACAATTATCTCTAGAG CTAAGCAAAATCGATGCACGAATTATGCGAAACGTTACTGGGATGCAGCAGTTGGAACTCAAACTTGAGTCTGTATCTGCACATGATTATCAGTCAATAATGCTGCCTTTAGTGAAATCATACTTGAGG GCACACTTGGAGGACATGGCTGAGAAAAATGCTACTGAGAAATCTGATGCTGCGAGAGAAGCATTTTTAGCAGAGCTTGCACGCGACGCTAAGAAGGTTGCTCGAGGAGGAAGTGGTAATTCCAGACATTCTCAGGAGAAAGTCAAGGATAAGAAAAAGAACAAGGAGTTCAGAAAATCCAAGGATTCAAAG GGTTATGGTGGAAATGAGCTGCATATGCTAAATGATGAGACTGCTGAGCAAGT TTCCGGGGTAGCTGATGGTGACCATCTAGATTCTAAAGTTGTTTCTGTGAATAATGATGACTTAAAACTGCAAGAAGAGGAATTTAGACGAAAAATAGAGCTCGAAGAAGAGGAAAGGATGCTTGAGGAGACTTTGGAGTATCAAAGATGGATTGAGAATGGGGCTAAACCGAAGCACCTTGCTGAGCAAAATACAAGAACTATTCAAACACATGCAGAGAAAGCGGTTGATGGATTGCATGATGCATGTTTGGATGATGGTAATCTAGATATTCAG CAACATTTGGCACTGAGGAGCGGGGTCACAAACAAATTGGATAGCATACCAATGAGCGCTGCCAATGGTTCAGCTGTGCCAGTGACTTCTATTACATCCGGCACTAAGGGTGCTGTCCCAGATGATGGTTTTTTTCCTAGTAATCAATGGACAGGAAGAAAGGGTCGACGTCATAAGGGTAACAACAAATTTCTTGATGGGAAGTATCAAGTCTTGTCATCtgaaaatcaaaacattcaagGTAGAATCTCTCATGGCAACGTGGAAGAACAAGTTGGATATGTTGATGGTGGCCCCATTGGCAGTG TTGCTCCTGTATCTGGGGAAGGTGGTACAAAGACTTTAAGACAACTGCAAGCTGAGGAAGATGACGAAGAAAGGTTCCAAGCAGACCTTAAGAAGGCCGTTCGCCAAAGTCTTG ACACATACCAAGCACAACAGAGATTTCCCTTGGCTTCAAGTTTGAAAGCAGTAGAAAGGGTACCTTCGGAAGTAAAAACCCATGGTGTCTCACCAAATGAGGTCTCCGGTGAAGGTTTGAAAGAAACTGAAGTGTTTGGTACGGGTCTGCTGAATGAG CCCACCGTCCTTCAACTTGGCCCTCTATGTAATCTTCCCTTTCTAATCATTTGCTGCCTTTGGCATTAA
- the LOC105801416 gene encoding LOB domain-containing protein 27, with protein MTLKSGTTSACAACKYQRRKCIPECLLAPYFPADQTKVFQNAHKLFGVSNIVKILKSLDPSQHAEAMRSIKYQANVRDKFPVYGCLGVIRQLYYQIQLLEEEFHSVLSQLEVYRQHHHEVPSQLELGMAPPTNGLHFLTAVSDMPVSMQHSYSNSNNIGYCSSYVDSKDHNNNKNNSNSSSNSNSNNNSLWIQHPFLATNNSSSSNSNENNPLMAIQSQLLVSNTQPLVIQHEVVQDYDELHPFFDTIDDRQFFIHSKEPYDSSCEDSAKETTQAIELVPNNELKNAAACFSLTSVH; from the exons ATGACCCTCAAAAGTGGCACCACCAGCGCCTGCGCCGCCTGCAAATACCAAAGGCGAAAATGCATCCCCGAATGTCTCCTCGCCCCTTATTTCCCTGCCGACCAAACCAAAGTCTTCCAAAACGCCCACAAATTATTCGGCGTTAGCAACATCGTTAAAATCCTTAAAAGTTTAGATCCTTCTCAACATGCCGAAGCCATGCGTTCTATTAAATACCAAGCTAATGTTCGTGACAAGTTCCCCGTTTACGGCTGTTTGGGTGTCATCCGTCAGCTTTATTACCAAATTCAGTTACTCGAAGAGGAATTCCACTCCGTGCTTTCACAACTCGAAGTGTATAGACAACATCACCACGAGGTGCCTTCGCAACTAGAGCTAGGCATGGCACCGCCTACGAACGGTCTACATTTTCTCACCGCCGTATCGGACATGCCGGTTTCGATGCAACATTCCTACTCTAACAGTAATAACATTGGTTATTGCTCTTCTTACGTAGATTCTAAggaccataataataataaaaataatagtaatagtagtagtaatagtaatagtaataataattctttgtgGATTCAACACCCTTTTCTTGCTACAAACAATAGCAGCAGCTCCAACAGCAATGAGAATAATCCATTAATGGCAATTCAATCTCAGCTGTTGGTTTCAAACACGCAGCCTTTAGTTATACAACACGAAGTTGTTCAAGATTACGATGAACTTCATCCTTTCTTCGATACTATCGATGACAgacaattttttattcattctaaAGAACCTTATGATTCCAG TTGTGAAGATTCAGCAAAAGAAACAACACAAGCAATTGAACTTGTTCCCAATAATGAATTGAAGAATGCTGCTGCTTGCTTCAGTCTCACTAGTGTTCACTGA